A genomic window from Brassica oleracea var. oleracea cultivar TO1000 chromosome C8, BOL, whole genome shotgun sequence includes:
- the LOC106312528 gene encoding uncharacterized protein LOC106312528 produces the protein MEASGVVLRQIPCVSGSVTDGRYSGLRFSGNTRTTVGFRTRRFRGIMCNNEFADNGHMSYYSGTTRCGGEGKDKVKVMEKEKKKEMKKKAKVLKALSKNLNMFSSIGFGLDPEAGLVAEIQNKTISEATEILVKQLDQLKAEEKLLKKQRKEEKAKAKALKMMTEMDSESSSSSESSDSDCGKGKVVDMSSLRNNAKPVLEPLQPESSVATLPRNQQDSCKNTTGEALKLALLESAAATTAFPSVVNPGLPLKTVGAVPVVGLPLKRVEVCMGGKCKKSGGAVLLDEFQKAMTGIEGSAVGCKCMGKCRDGPNVRVVNETDAVMTDSVRTPSKTVCVGVGLQDVETIVTSFVGEEF, from the exons ATGGAAGCTTCCGGCGTCGTTCTCCGACAGATTCCGTGTGTTTCAGGCTCCGTCACCGACGGCCGTTACTCCGGTCTCCGATTTTCCGGCAACACGAGGACGACGGTCGGGTTTCGGACGAGGAGATTCAGAGGGATCATGTGTAATAACGAGTTTGCGGATAACGGGCACATGAGTTACTATTCTGGGACGACGAGATGTGGCGGTGAGGGGAAGGATAAGGTGAAGGTTATGGAGAAGGAGAAGAAGAAGGAGATGAAGAAGAAAGCTAAGGTTCTTAAAGCTCTTTCGAAGAACTTGAACATGTTCTCAAGCATAGGGTTTGGTCTTGATCCAGAGGCCGGTTTGGTCGCTGAGATTCAAAACAAGACAATCTCG GAAGCAACAGAGATTCTGGTTAAGCAGCTGGATCAGTTGAAAGCAGAAGAGAAGCTTTTGAAGAAACAGAGGAAAGAAGAGAAGGCAAAAGCTAAAGCTTTGAAGATGATGACTGAAATGGACTCTGAATCTTCTTCTTCGTCCGAATCAAGTGACAGTGATTGTGGCAAGGGGAAGGTTGTTGACATGAGCTCTTTGAGAAACAACGCTAAACCGGTTCTTGAGCCTTTACAACCAGAATCTAGCGTAGCAACCCTTCCTAGAAACCAACAAGATTCTTGCAAGAACACCACGGGTGAAGCATTGAAGCTCGCTCTGCTGGAATCAGCTGCTGCAACCACAGCCTTTCCCTCAGTTGTTAATCCTGGATTGCCATTGAAGACGGTGGGAGCAGTTCCGGTTGTTGGATTGCCGTTGAAGAGAGTAGAAGTCTGTATGGGAGGCAAATGCAAGAAATCAGGAGGAGCTGTGTTGTTGGATGAGTTTCAGAAGGCGATGACTGGTATTGAAGGATCCGCTGTGGGTTGCAAGTGCATGGGTAAGTGTAGAGATGGTCCGAACGTAAGAGTCGTTAACGAGACGGATGCTGTGATGACTGATTCAGTTAGAACGCCTTCCAAGACCGTTTGTGTAGGAGTTGGGTTGCAGGATGTGGAAACTATTGTCACAAGTTTTGTTGGTGAAGAATTTTAG